Proteins found in one Candidatus Poribacteria bacterium genomic segment:
- a CDS encoding ThuA domain-containing protein, which yields METLKLLVFVGTEGIYHDHAGNGQFLTSMLNDTDEIAADFSQDYDVLADGLSGYDTVLFYTDVGELSAAQETGLLNYIRAGGGFFGLHTAAASFRESEGYHGMLNGFFDGHSPYMDFTVNVSDSGHPITEGLADFGVTDELYYLKHNPDTSHHLMHAYDETKDETHVMAFHHMYGEGRVFYFALGHDMAVLENPSFQTVIRRGALWAGNQL from the coding sequence ATGGAAACACTTAAATTGCTCGTATTTGTCGGTACAGAAGGTATTTATCACGATCATGCAGGAAACGGACAATTCTTGACATCAATGCTCAACGATACTGACGAAATTGCAGCTGATTTCTCGCAAGACTACGATGTGCTTGCTGATGGGCTTAGCGGATACGATACTGTCCTGTTCTATACGGATGTCGGTGAACTCTCGGCGGCACAAGAAACGGGGCTCCTCAACTATATCCGAGCGGGTGGTGGATTTTTTGGACTGCACACCGCAGCTGCTTCATTTAGGGAATCTGAAGGGTATCACGGTATGCTCAACGGGTTTTTCGATGGACACAGCCCGTATATGGACTTCACCGTGAATGTGAGTGACAGTGGACATCCGATTACTGAAGGGTTAGCCGATTTTGGGGTGACGGATGAACTCTACTATCTCAAACACAATCCTGATACATCACACCACCTGATGCATGCTTATGACGAGACGAAAGATGAAACACATGTTATGGCGTTCCACCATATGTATGGCGAGGGCAGGGTTTTTTACTTCGCACTCGGACACGATATGGCAGTGCTTGAAAATCCGAGTTTCCAGACGGTTATCCGACGCGGGGCGTTATGGGCGGGTAATCAACTTTGA
- a CDS encoding sulfatase, whose product MNKPNIVYIHSHDTGRYVQPYGHAIPTPNIQKLAEEGVVFRNAFCANPTCSPSRAALLTGQWAHSCGMGGLANRGWSLPVPERLVTYTLNQAGYTTALAGFQHVVRDLKETGYQRLLSEGSVRAGAEERARAFIEEKHDAPFFLDVGFGETHRRAKGFDPPPDGEPKTDPRYVKPPAPFPDTPVTRQDMAEYIDAARTLDRKMGVVFNALEENGLAENTLVICTTDHGLAFPRMKCHLSDHGIGIMLIVRGPGGFDGGQVVDGLVSQIDLFPTICELAEIEAPAWLQGNSVLPLVRGEAEDTRDTIFAEVNYHCCYEPQRAVRTKRWKYIRRYDNAEKWALPNCDDSISKTFMMEHGWGDDPVEEERLYDVVFDPSEAQNLAGNPAYADILAEMQDRLEQWRSETDDPVSENQIMVPPETAVSNDPTDISPGDKHYPAREMV is encoded by the coding sequence ATGAACAAACCAAATATAGTCTATATTCATTCGCACGATACAGGACGATATGTGCAGCCTTACGGGCATGCAATCCCAACACCAAATATTCAGAAACTTGCGGAGGAAGGCGTGGTGTTTCGGAACGCCTTTTGTGCGAATCCTACCTGTTCACCTTCCCGCGCCGCACTGCTCACCGGACAATGGGCACATAGCTGCGGTATGGGTGGATTGGCAAACCGGGGGTGGAGTCTTCCAGTACCAGAGCGCCTCGTAACCTACACCTTAAACCAAGCAGGCTACACCACCGCCTTGGCAGGATTCCAGCACGTTGTCCGAGACCTCAAAGAAACAGGATACCAGAGACTTTTATCTGAAGGAAGTGTACGAGCAGGCGCAGAAGAACGCGCCCGTGCCTTCATCGAGGAGAAACACGATGCGCCGTTCTTTTTGGATGTTGGGTTTGGTGAAACGCATCGCCGAGCGAAAGGATTTGATCCACCACCGGACGGAGAACCGAAGACAGACCCGCGCTATGTGAAACCTCCAGCACCCTTCCCTGACACACCTGTAACACGACAAGATATGGCGGAATACATAGACGCAGCACGAACCCTTGATAGGAAAATGGGTGTCGTCTTCAACGCGCTGGAAGAAAACGGGCTTGCTGAGAATACGCTTGTGATATGTACGACCGACCACGGGCTTGCATTCCCACGCATGAAATGTCACCTCAGTGACCACGGCATCGGTATCATGTTAATTGTTCGGGGTCCCGGCGGTTTTGATGGAGGGCAAGTCGTGGACGGGTTGGTCAGTCAGATCGACCTCTTCCCAACGATCTGTGAATTGGCAGAGATTGAAGCACCCGCGTGGCTCCAGGGTAACTCCGTTCTCCCGTTAGTGCGTGGTGAGGCGGAAGATACTCGCGACACTATCTTTGCTGAAGTTAACTATCACTGCTGTTATGAACCGCAACGCGCTGTCCGAACCAAGCGTTGGAAATACATTAGACGCTATGACAACGCTGAGAAGTGGGCACTGCCGAATTGCGACGACAGCATCAGTAAAACCTTTATGATGGAACACGGTTGGGGGGACGATCCGGTTGAAGAGGAACGGTTGTATGATGTCGTGTTCGATCCATCGGAGGCACAGAACCTCGCTGGAAATCCGGCTTATGCGGACATTCTGGCAGAGATGCAAGACCGTTTGGAACAGTGGCGTTCCGAAACAGACGATCCAGTGAGCGAGAACCAAATTATGGTACCACCAGAAACGGCTGTGTCGAACGATCCGACAGATATATCACCGGGTGACAAACACTACCCTGCACGTGAAATGGTATAG